The genomic DNA GCCGTATCGACGTCTTTTTTCTCAAGTGCTTCTTGTGTTTCTTCGTGGTAGCCGTCAATTTTTTCCGTTAATGCTTTAGCGAATAAGCTTTCCACTTCTTTGAACTTGACGTCTGCTGGTTTTGTTTTTGAGAAGTCATAGAGGTCTTTTAATTTCGCGACGGCTTCTTCATCGCCACCGGCAAGTGATTCCTCGATGGCAAGTAAGAAACCGTATCCTTCCGCTTGCTCCATCTGTAATTCTTTTTCATCCGTTCCGGCTTTGACGCCATCCTCGATTTTTTGAGCGTACCCGAGAGCGGCAAGATAGAACGAACGGTAGATTGATTTATCCGTCAACTGTTTCGCGACATTGAAATCAGCAGGCTTTTTCGCCGTGATCGCTTCTTCCTGTGCCGTCAACCCGGAATTGATGGCTTGAGCAATGGAGTCTTCGTTTTTAAAGCCGTAACTTGCATCCCGTTTTTCGGCAGTCGGAATGAAGACCGTTTCTGACATGTCTTTAATATCGTTGAGCGCAGCTGCCGCTTCATCCGTTTTGCCGGCAGCAACGGCTTCTTCCGCTGTCGCTTGTGTTGATTTTTGGAGTTTATAGAAGTAAGACTGAATGCCTTTGTCGACAAGTTGACGGGCAACGTTCTCATCCAGCTCTTTTGATTCGACACCCGCTAGTGCGGAACTGATGACTTCTTCGATTTCAGGGGCAGCCGTCGTGACGCCGCCTTTTAATTTCGAGTCATAGCTTGTCTGGACCATTTTCCAGTCAATCGCTTGACCTTCTTTGGCTTTATCGAGCTCGGCCTTGATGGAACTGAAGATGGTTAGTTCATCTTTTAAAGTCGTTGCCGCAATACCAGCGTTTGTTTTCGTCTCCGATGTTTGCTCCGTTTTCTCTTTTTTAGGAGCCGTCGTTGTGTCTTCGCTATTCCCGCAAGCAGCAAGCAGTCCTGCTGTAATGAAGAGTGATGCTACTTTTAATCGTTTTTTCATAATCTATTCCCCCAGAATAAGATGATTGTGTTATAAATGATGTCGTTTTCACAAATCTAACTATAGCGAGAATAATTCTCATTGTCAATTGAACTTCAAAATGAAAAAAATGGCTCCCGAGAAGTCTCGGAAGCCATTTTAAGGTGATGTTTTACTGAACTTGGTCATACAATTTCGTAAGATAAGCGAATACTTCATCGGAAGCTTGGAACATCATGACAGAGTGTCCGAAGATTGCTGCCGGATTAAAGCCGTGGTCCAAATCGATCGTTGAAGCAATCGTGACATCACGGTCGCTGTCGAGGACAACACGGAAGTATTTGAATTCTTGGTTAAAGTCGTTAATCGCATTTAAGATTGGGAGGTCTTCGACACCGTCCGGTACGTGTGTGATTGTACGGGCAAATAACTCGACGTCGGTCGCTGTTTTACTGAAGACGATCATCATCATCGGCTCAGCGCCTGATGGTGTTTTTTCCTGCGTCATGAAGAAAACGTGTGTCTCGTTTTCACGTGCTTCCATCGGGATGCCTTTTTCGACTAAGAAAGCTTGGAATTCTTCCAGATATTGTTGTTGCACAGCCGTTACCCCGTTTTCATTTGTTTCCGGCTGAATGTTTTGGTTGATCGGTGTGACTTTGTTATCGTTCGTGTCTTTTGAGTTACGATCCTGGTCCATGATTAAATCCCCCTTATAAATACTGTAATCTCAGTTTCAAGCATTTTAGATGGAATTGCAACTAATGTCCGTTATCCTCAAAGGAACATTTTCATTTTAAAGTAAGACATCTTTGTGAATGAACGAACAGATAACTTGAAAAGGTATACCTGAATGGGTATATTGGTACACATAGACAATAATGGATTCTACTTAAGGAGGAAGACGGAATGAAAACGATCATTGTAGGTGGAGTAGCTGGTGGAGCAACGGCGGCGGCGCGATTACGTCGATTGGACGAAACAGCAGAAATCATTCTTTTAGAACGGGGAAAAGAAATTTCTTTTGCGAACTGTGGACTCCCGTACTATATCGGGGACGTCATTAAAGACCGGAATAAACTGTTGGTTCAAACACCGGAAGGAATGAACGCACGATTCAATCTGGACGTCCGGAATTTGTCTGAAGCGATCCGAATCAATCGTGAGCAAAAAACGGTGACGATTCGTAAAGTGGATACGGGAGAAGAGTACGACGAAACATACGACCAGTTAATTTTGTCACCAGGCGCAAAACCGATCCGTCCTGGCATTCCGGGCTTAGCGGAAGCAACGAATGTCTTTACGTTACGTAATATTCCCGATACCGATAAGATGCGCCAGTATGTCGACGAAGCACGTCCGGCGCATGCGACTGTCATCGGCGGCGGGTTCATTGGTCTTGAAATGGCGGAAAATTTAGCCGAGCGCGGAGCGCGTGTGACCTTAGTCGAGATGTCAGATCAAGTCATGGCACCCGTCGATCCGGAAATGGCAGCCATCGTCCATGAACATTTGCGGGCGAAAGGTGTCGAGCTGATTTTAGCGGACGGCGTGGCACGTTTTGAAGAAGAAGGGACCCGTGTGGTCTTGACGAGCGGAAAAACGATTCAGACAGAAATGAATATCTTATCAATCGGTGTCATGCCGGAAAGCAACTTGGCTTCAGAGGCCGGACTCGAATTAGGGATTAAACAGACGATTCAAGTCGATGAGACGTTACGGACATCGGACCCTTCAATTTTTGCGATTGGTGATGCGATTGAAGTCAAAGACTACATTACAGGGGAACCGGTTCACGTTCCGCTTGCTTGGCCGGCAAACCGGCAGGGCCGTCTCGTCGCTGACATCATTGCCGGACGAGATGTCCGTTATACGGGAACGCTCGGAACAGCGGTCGCAAAAGTGTTTGATTTGACGGTCGCTGCCACGGGGAACAACGAAAAACGACTCCGTCAGTCGGGCCGCCGTTATGAAGCCATTCATCTTCACCCCGGGTCACATGCCGGTTATTATCCAGGGGCCAGTCCGATCTCGATGAAACTCTTATTTGATCCGGTGGACGGAACGATCTTTGGTGCACAAGCGATTGGGATGACAGGTGTCGAGAAACGAATCGATGTTTTGGCAACAGCCATTAAGGGCGGATTGACTGTCCTTGATCTTCCCGATCTTGAACTGTCGTATGCGCCTCCTTATAGTTCGGCAAAAGATCCGGTCAACATGGCAGGATATATTGCCTCGAATATCGTACTCGGGGACAGCGAAAATGTTCACTGGCACGAGATTGATCAGATTGTCGCGGACGGCGGACTGTTGCTGGATGTCCGGGAACCTTCCGAAAATGAACTCGGTTCGATTCCGGGATCCGTCAACATCTCCTTACCGACGTTACGCCAGTCGCTTGACGAATTACCAAAAGATCAGATGATTTACGTGACGTGTCAGGTCGGACTTCGTGGCTATGTCGCGAGTCAATTGCTCAAACAGAACGGATTTACTGTCAAAAACTTGAGTGGCGGCTATAAAACGTGGGCGACGGTCAACCGTGACCGCGAAGCGAGAAGCCAAGTACGGGAGGAAACAGCTGTGACGACGATAAAAAGTGAGCCGAAACAAGTAACAAAAGAACAGATTACGTTACTGGATACATGCGGTTTACAGTGCCCGGGACCGATTTTGGAGTTGAAAACGAAAATCGATCAATTACAGGATGGAGACCAAGTCTTCGTTAAAGCATCCGATCCCGGATTCCTGCCGGATGTTCAAGCGTGGGCAAAAAAACTCGGGCATACCGTCCATACGGCGGAAATGAACAAGGGAATCGTCGAAGTCTTGCTTGAAAAAGGAACGGCAACGGCAGAGCCGGTCCGATCTGACGTCACGAAGGCGGACGATGCGACGATGGTCGTCTTCAGCGGAGACCTCGATAAAGCACTTGCATCGTTTGTCATCGCGCAAGGTGCTCGGGCGATGGGGAAACAAGTGACGATGTTCTTTACGTTCTGGGGACTGAATGTTATTCGGAAACCGGACGCACCATCCGTTGAGAAGGCACCGATGGAACGGATGATGGGCATGATGATGCCGAAACATGCCGGCGATCTGCCGCTCTCGAACATGAATATGGGCGGGGCCGGTCAAAAAATGATGAAAAAAGTCATGAAGGATAAACAGGTCGATGCGTTAGAGACAATGATGGCGAAGGCGCAAGCAGCCGGTGTCCGAATGATTGCCTGCACGATGTCGATGGACATCATGGGAATCAAAAAAGAAGAATTATTGGATGGCATCGATTATGGTGGTGTCGCGAGTTACCTTGGAGCTACAGATGACGCCAACCTGAATCTGTTCATCTGATGTATTCGATTATTAAATAATAAAGATATTCTCAACAAGCCTCCCTTCCACGGAGGCTTGTTTTTTACGTTAAACCTAACATCAGATGTTAGGTTTCGTGATTTTTTACGTACTTGAACGATCTAAAAGAAGAAAATGAATTTGATTTTCTGAAATTATTTTCGTATCATAGAAAACATGTGAAAAAAGGTTACATGATCGAACGTTAAAATAAGGGGGAACATCTGTGGAAAAACAACTGATGGATTTAATCGGTAGGATTAACGACTTGTTATGGTCGAGTGTCTTGATCATCTTGTTGGTCGGTTTAGGAATTTATTTTACGATTCGAATGGGATTTGTCCAGTTTCGGATGATTCCGGAAATGTTGCGACTGTTGTTCCAAGGAACGGATAAAGGGAAAGACGGTGTGTCACCGTTCCAAGCCTTCGCCATCAGCACAGCGGCACGTGTCGGAACCGGCAATATTGCCGGCGTCGCGACAGCCATTGCGCTCGGTGGACCAGGTGCGGTCTTTTGGATGTGGTTGATTGCCTTAATCGGTTCGGCTTCTGCATTCGTCGAGAGTACGCTCGCTCAGATTTATAAAGTGCGTGATGAAAAAGCATGGCGGGGTGGTCCGGCGTATTACATGGAAAAAGCGCTCGGACAGCGCTGGCTCGGAGTCGTGTTCAGTATCTTGATTACGATTTCGTTTGGCTTCGTCTTTAACTCAGTCCAGTCAAATACGATTTCATTATCGCTTCAAAGTCAGTACGGAGTGGATAAAACATGGATTACGGTTGGACTTGTCCTGTTGACGGCACTCGTCATCTTCGGCGGTGTCCGAAGCATTGCGACCGTATCAGCCTTCCTCGTCCCGATCATGGCAGGAGGATACATCTTGATTGCCCTCTACATCATGGTGACGAATCTAGAAGCGTTACCGAACGTCTTCGGTCTGATTTTCCAAGAAGGATTACTCGAATTTAAAACACTTGCCGGTGGAGCAATCGGGGCAGCGGTCTTAAACGGCATCCGTCGTGGTCTCTTCTCGAATGAAGCCGGTATGGGTTCAGCACCGAATGCTGCTGCAACGGCAGAAGTTTCCCATCCCGTCAAACAAGGTTTGATTCAATCGTTTGCGGTTTTTGTCGATACACTGCTCGTCTGTTCTTCGACAGCGATGATTGTGTTAGTCAGTGGTGTTGCGACCAAGGATGCGAGTGGAGTACCTGTCGCCGGAATCGATTTGGCGCAAGGGGCACTTGCTTCTCAGGTCGGTCCGTTGGCCACTGCATTTATGGCGCTCGCGATTTTCTTGTTTGCCTTCAGTTCGATTGTCGGAAATTATTATTACGGTGAATCCAATATCAGTTTCATCAACGATAATAAAAAAATCATGATGGTGTATCGTATCATTGTCCTTGGCATGGTTGTGTTTGGTTCGCTCGTTCAAACGGCTGGACTTGTTTGGGCGCTCGCGGATATCTTCATGGGCTTGATGGCAATCGTCAATTTGTATGCGATTTTCCGATTATCGAAAGTTGCGAAGCTGGCACTTGATGATTATTTAGTACAACGTAAAGACGGTCAAGAACCCCGTTTCCATAAAGATTCGATTCCGAATCTTCCGGGAAAAGAATCGCTTGAAGCGTGGCAGGATGAAGATCAAAAAGAAAAGGCGATTTAACGCGAGAAGGATCAGAGTCATCTGGTCCTTTTTTTGTCTGGAGAGATTTTGATAATCGTTACTAAAGCGGTACAAAAATGGGAATACTAAAAAAAACGGTCGGAAAGGAGGGGGAGGATGGAGAACGTACATTATGTTCGAG from Exiguobacterium sibiricum 7-3 includes the following:
- a CDS encoding YbjN domain-containing protein, whose amino-acid sequence is MDQDRNSKDTNDNKVTPINQNIQPETNENGVTAVQQQYLEEFQAFLVEKGIPMEARENETHVFFMTQEKTPSGAEPMMMIVFSKTATDVELFARTITHVPDGVEDLPILNAINDFNQEFKYFRVVLDSDRDVTIASTIDLDHGFNPAAIFGHSVMMFQASDEVFAYLTKLYDQVQ
- a CDS encoding CoA-disulfide reductase, coding for MKTIIVGGVAGGATAAARLRRLDETAEIILLERGKEISFANCGLPYYIGDVIKDRNKLLVQTPEGMNARFNLDVRNLSEAIRINREQKTVTIRKVDTGEEYDETYDQLILSPGAKPIRPGIPGLAEATNVFTLRNIPDTDKMRQYVDEARPAHATVIGGGFIGLEMAENLAERGARVTLVEMSDQVMAPVDPEMAAIVHEHLRAKGVELILADGVARFEEEGTRVVLTSGKTIQTEMNILSIGVMPESNLASEAGLELGIKQTIQVDETLRTSDPSIFAIGDAIEVKDYITGEPVHVPLAWPANRQGRLVADIIAGRDVRYTGTLGTAVAKVFDLTVAATGNNEKRLRQSGRRYEAIHLHPGSHAGYYPGASPISMKLLFDPVDGTIFGAQAIGMTGVEKRIDVLATAIKGGLTVLDLPDLELSYAPPYSSAKDPVNMAGYIASNIVLGDSENVHWHEIDQIVADGGLLLDVREPSENELGSIPGSVNISLPTLRQSLDELPKDQMIYVTCQVGLRGYVASQLLKQNGFTVKNLSGGYKTWATVNRDREARSQVREETAVTTIKSEPKQVTKEQITLLDTCGLQCPGPILELKTKIDQLQDGDQVFVKASDPGFLPDVQAWAKKLGHTVHTAEMNKGIVEVLLEKGTATAEPVRSDVTKADDATMVVFSGDLDKALASFVIAQGARAMGKQVTMFFTFWGLNVIRKPDAPSVEKAPMERMMGMMMPKHAGDLPLSNMNMGGAGQKMMKKVMKDKQVDALETMMAKAQAAGVRMIACTMSMDIMGIKKEELLDGIDYGGVASYLGATDDANLNLFI
- a CDS encoding alanine/glycine:cation symporter family protein: MEKQLMDLIGRINDLLWSSVLIILLVGLGIYFTIRMGFVQFRMIPEMLRLLFQGTDKGKDGVSPFQAFAISTAARVGTGNIAGVATAIALGGPGAVFWMWLIALIGSASAFVESTLAQIYKVRDEKAWRGGPAYYMEKALGQRWLGVVFSILITISFGFVFNSVQSNTISLSLQSQYGVDKTWITVGLVLLTALVIFGGVRSIATVSAFLVPIMAGGYILIALYIMVTNLEALPNVFGLIFQEGLLEFKTLAGGAIGAAVLNGIRRGLFSNEAGMGSAPNAAATAEVSHPVKQGLIQSFAVFVDTLLVCSSTAMIVLVSGVATKDASGVPVAGIDLAQGALASQVGPLATAFMALAIFLFAFSSIVGNYYYGESNISFINDNKKIMMVYRIIVLGMVVFGSLVQTAGLVWALADIFMGLMAIVNLYAIFRLSKVAKLALDDYLVQRKDGQEPRFHKDSIPNLPGKESLEAWQDEDQKEKAI